The proteins below come from a single Perca flavescens isolate YP-PL-M2 chromosome 8, PFLA_1.0, whole genome shotgun sequence genomic window:
- the kbtbd13b gene encoding kelch repeat and BTB domain-containing protein 13, translated as MSARCRDPEDGSSCDGADERYLPCCASALASAKLTIVVGDTHFSEEKRFLVQSCDYFRALYRSGMKECRQDEIHLKSLRARGFLIALAVLRGEMPALDADDIVEAIECAAFLQVAPLTKHLIYLVDSDNCLLMYHTAANFGLMDLYRAAALFIRNTYADVEAEVKKSLPSELISYVESLTPSVFVAVGAHVTCGVDETVHAASRTVCYLDETANIWKVLTDLPLEASTSMAGVTVLDNKLYIVGGVHGLHRQVVDSCFCYSVENNSWSQISSPAQLRCNLSLVGLDGRLYAIGGEYDRKLMSSVETYDVKTGRWEFAAHLPRPAAGAACTKAMGRIFACLWRPMETTEIYEYVSGKDEWRLVTTLIRHQSYGHCMIGHRDNLYVVRNGPSDDFLRCLMDCYNLSSGQWSSLPGHFANSKGSLFTAVVRGDSVLTLNRTTTLEFAVDGKTWKPRRQMKGFPRSGSVWTFLLRLPDALVLQ; from the coding sequence ATGTCAGCGCGCTGCCGTGACCCAGAGGACGGCAGCAGCTGTGACGGTGCAGACGAAAGATATCTGCCATGTTGCGCCTCTGCTCTCGCCTCAGCTAAATTAACTATCGTGGTCGGGGACACCCACTTCTCTGAGGAGAAGAGGTTTCTCGTTCAGAGCTGCGACTATTTCCGAGCTCTGTATCGCTCAGGAATGAAGGAGTGTCGGCAGGACGAAATCCACCTCAAGTCTCTGCGCGCTCGAGGTTTCCTTATCGCCTTGGCGGTGTTACGAGGCGAGATGCCCGCCCTGGACGCCGACGACATCGTCGAAGCCATCGAATGTGCTGCTTTCTTGCAGGTGGCGCCGCTCACTAAGCATCTCATCTACCTCGTCGATTCTGACAACTGTCTGCTGATGTATCACACCGCCGCAAACTTCGGCCTCATGGATCTCTACCGCGCCGCTGCGCTGTTCATCCGGAACACGTACGCCGACGTGGAAGCGGAGGTCAAGAAATCCCTGCCGTCAGAGCTGATCTCCTACGTTGAGTCTTTGACCCCGAGTGTTTTTGTAGCGGTGGGGGCTCATGTGACCTGCGGCGTGGATGAAACGGTCCACGCTGCCTCCAGGACGGTCTGCTACCTGGATGAGACTGCCAACATCTGGAAAGTATTGACAGATCTTCCACTAGAGGCCAGCACCTCCATGGCTGGAGTGACCGTTTTGGACAACAAACTCTACATCGTCGGAGGAGTTCATGGACTTCATCGACAAGTCGTGGACTCTTGTTTCTGCTACAGCGTAGAAAACAACAGCTGGAGCCAGATCTCCAGTCCGGCGCAGCTCCGATGCAATCTCAGCCTCGTGGGTTTAGACGGTCGACTCTACGCCATCGGAGGAGAGTACGACCGGAAGTTAATGTCATCGGTGGAAACCTACGACGTCAAGACAGGAAGGTGGGAGTTTGCCGCTCACTTACCACGCCCGGCGGCGGGAGCGGCGTGCACCAAAGCCATGGGCAGGATATTTGCGTGTTTATGGAGGCCGATGGAGACCACGGAGATCTACGAGTACGTCTCAGGGAAAGACGAGTGGCGGCTGGTTACCACGCTGATCAGGCACCAGAGCTACGGCCACTGCATGATCGGCCACAGGGACAACCTGTACGTTGTGAGAAACGGGCCGTCGGACGACTTCCTGAGATGCCTGATGGACTGCTACAACCTGAGCTCGGGCCAGTGGTCGTCTCTGCCGGGACACTTCGCCAACAGCAAAGGTTCGCTGTTCACGGCGGTGGTGAGAGGCGACTCTGTGCTCACGCTCAACAGGACCACGACTCTGGAGTTCGCCGTCGACGGTAAAACCTGGAAGCCCCGACGGCAGATGAAGGGTTTCCCCAGAAGTGGATCTGTGTGGACGTTTCTGCTCCGGCTGCCAGACGCTCTCGTGCTGCAGTAA